A single genomic interval of Litoreibacter ponti harbors:
- a CDS encoding Hint domain-containing protein yields the protein MRRRVARVVARKFDLPEGEALPEDEDPTAADAFILSDGQAQFTLVPIRSTRLATTLWWCESGVPKRGQEYRVITVPSEPDAVRVRSSDFGGDVICFTQGTRIRLPEGDAPVENLNVGDWVQTKDDGPQEILWIGQRRMSGARLYAMPELRPVRLRAQALDTDVPDADLLVSPHHRILFSGHNAQALFNQPEVLVSARDLINDHSVYVDHSVKEVTYIHLLLSRHQVLWANGVQTESYHPANTTLKTVDPDQRAVLLALFPDLKRDLHSYGPYARRNLDRSEAAILLHDH from the coding sequence ATGCGCCGCCGCGTGGCGCGCGTTGTCGCGCGCAAGTTCGACCTACCCGAGGGCGAGGCGTTACCCGAGGACGAGGACCCCACCGCCGCTGACGCCTTCATTCTGTCGGACGGGCAGGCGCAGTTCACGCTGGTGCCGATCCGCTCGACCCGGCTTGCGACCACCCTGTGGTGGTGCGAAAGCGGCGTGCCGAAGCGAGGGCAGGAGTACCGGGTGATCACCGTGCCGAGCGAGCCTGATGCGGTACGGGTGCGCAGCAGCGATTTTGGCGGGGACGTGATCTGCTTTACCCAAGGCACCCGCATCCGCCTGCCCGAGGGCGATGCCCCGGTGGAAAACCTGAACGTGGGCGACTGGGTGCAAACAAAGGATGACGGCCCGCAGGAAATCCTGTGGATCGGCCAGCGGCGCATGTCCGGCGCGCGGCTTTATGCCATGCCGGAGCTGCGGCCGGTGCGCCTGCGTGCCCAAGCCCTTGATACGGACGTGCCGGACGCGGACCTGCTGGTCTCGCCGCATCACCGCATTCTGTTCTCCGGGCACAATGCGCAGGCGCTGTTCAATCAGCCGGAGGTGCTGGTCTCCGCCCGCGATCTGATCAACGATCACTCGGTTTATGTCGATCACAGCGTCAAGGAGGTCACTTATATTCACCTTCTGCTGTCGCGCCACCAGGTGCTGTGGGCCAATGGCGTGCAGACCGAAAGCTACCACCCGGCCAACACCACGCTGAAGACCGTCGACCCGGATCAGCGCGCGGTCTTGCTGGCGCTGTTTCCGGATCTCAAGCGCGATCTGCACAGCTACGGGCCCTATGCGCGGCGCAATCTCGACCGCTCCGAGGCCGCGATCCTGCTGCACGATCACTAG